CCAGCGCGACCAGGTGCACCGCATCCGTCCCCACGTCCTTGAAGTCCTTCACGCCGGCGGGGTTGCCCTTGGGGACGACCAGCACCACGCGGTTCTCCAGCAGGTTGATACGCGTGCCCTCGAGGACGAAATCCAGCTTCTTCTCGTTCTTGTCGGACGCGATGTCCAGCTGGTTCATCTGCTTTTGCGATGCGGAGATGAAGAGGTCGCAGACGGCCCCTTCCTCGATCTGGGTCTTGAGCGTCCCGGACGAATCGAAGTTGAACGTCAGCTTCACGTTCGGCTCGGCCTTCCTGTAGAGCTCGGCGATCTGCGTGAGGGTCTCCGTCATGGAGGCCGCCCCGAAGACCACCAGCTCCGCCGGCTCCGCGGCCACAGCACGACCGGCGGCGAAAAACACGGACAACAGCAAAAGCGCGCATACAGCAAATTCCTTCATTGAAAAAAACCTCCTTAAAACAACCCTACGGGGCTCCGCCCCGTACCCCGCGAGGGGACGCGTCCCCTCGACCCCATTGCGCTACATCAGTCCACCCTCGCCCAGGGAGACGATGTGTTCGCGCGTCACCCGAACCCCTGCGGCCACCAAAGGCAGCACGAGGTCGAACGCCGTCGTCTTTGCGTACATCACGCAGCCCGGCAGTCCCATGACG
The nucleotide sequence above comes from uncultured Fretibacterium sp.. Encoded proteins:
- the modA gene encoding molybdate ABC transporter substrate-binding protein, with protein sequence MKEFAVCALLLLSVFFAAGRAVAAEPAELVVFGAASMTETLTQIAELYRKAEPNVKLTFNFDSSGTLKTQIEEGAVCDLFISASQKQMNQLDIASDKNEKKLDFVLEGTRINLLENRVVLVVPKGNPAGVKDFKDVGTDAVHLVALGNDDVPVGQYSREIFTNMGLWDGIQKKITFGSNVKEVTTQVQEGAADCGVIYATDAASAGLTVVAPAPEGTLKTPVVYPAAVMKSGKHPEAAKKFLEFLRTPECAKVFEAVGFAVIR